The Mytilus edulis chromosome 12, xbMytEdul2.2, whole genome shotgun sequence genome contains a region encoding:
- the LOC139497492 gene encoding uncharacterized protein, protein MASPSKDFCTLCKEDNVTTDAVTWCTECDVFLCVECEKHHKRSQTSKDHKTISAENYHELPSFIKATSNLCKIHGKKFELYCSFHACACCVHCTTDKHKSCQTMKPLSEILKQVKSSAAVRLLEKDVKDLNENFDDIMEYLRNRISTNAKQKTEAIQSIRLMRKSIDDHLNKLEQQLLKDLETEHSKLKFKMETLLREADKRAKQIRKLQNEFSNMTKYATELQTYVCLTEIEKITSKEANYIEYIKRGPDLNELNFHVTMSPTLASILRDVESFGKITVDTRPCNVVANAGRTDQAQHLPPIPTIGQIKPSFSNTLKVLHYVGGMLFVDSCILSDGNCVVLDAVRKSLLMFRNDGTFISCILSFKKKPTSVCFVKNGTMAVSFYKSCAVALVDIEQSKVIRDFEFSHPCGGISSDGQVMVIAKPTTKNFIVMNLQDYSTKKLRGINLHHISMFMGNIYGTNLWKNTVSCYKLCGEMLWTYKSQDIDKPLGIALDKNGFIYVACRNSNNIVVVAPDDKSSRAVLNQDNGIMNPRSISIDNESGIMLVTSQTDGVDALLFKL, encoded by the coding sequence atggCATCACCAAGTAAGGACTTCTGTACTCTTTGTAAAGAGGATAACGTCACAACTGATGCAGTCACGTGGTGTACAGAATGCGATGTCTTCCTGTGTGTAGAATGTGAGAAACATCATAAAAGGTCTCAAACATCTAAAGACCATAAAACAATATCAGCTGAGAATTATCATGAATTGCCTTCATTTATAAAAGCGACTAGCAATCTGTGTAAAATCCATGGCAAAAAATTTGAACTGTACTGTTCTTTTCACGCTTGCGCCTGTTGTGTACATTGTACCACAGATAAACATAAATCATGTCAGACCATGAAGCCGTTGTCGGAAATTCTTAAACAAGTCAAATCATCAGCAGCGGTTCGTCTCCTTGAAAAAGATGTGAAGGATCTGAATGAAAATTTTGATGATATAATGGAATATTTAAGAAATAGAATAAGTACAAATGCAAAGCAGAAAACCGAGGCAATTCAGAGTATCCGATTAATGCGTAAGTCCATCGATGATCACCTAAATAAACTAGAACAACAACTTCTTAAAGATCTAGAAACTGaacattcaaaattgaaatttaaaatggaaacaCTCTTGCGCGAAGCAGATAAACGAGCAAAACAGATTAGGAAATTGCAAAACGAATTTTCAAATATGACAAAATATGCAACTGAACTTCAAACTTACGTTTGTCTAACAGAAATCGAAAAAATCACATCAAAAGAGGCAAACTACATAGAATATATAAAGCGTGGTCCTGATTTAAACGAACTTAACTTTCATGTGACAATGTCACCTACTCTTGCGTCCATTCTACGTGATGTCGAATCATTTGGAAAAATTACAGTTGACACACGTCCATGTAATGTTGTGGCAAATGCGGGAAGGACAGATCAAGCTCAGCATTTACCTCCTATTCCAACGATAGGTCAAATAAAGCCATCGTTTTCAAACACTCTCAAAGTGCTACATTATGTAGGAGGAATGCTTTTTGTCGATAGTTGCATACTATCTGATGGCAATTGTGTCGTTCTTGATGCAGTTCGAAAGAGTTTGCTAATGTTTAGAAATGATGGGACATTCATCAGttgtattttgtcatttaaaaagaAACCTACCagtgtttgttttgttaaaaatggtACAATGGCCGTTTCCTTTTATAAGTCGTGTGCAGTGGCCCTGGTTGATATAGAACAAAGTAAGGTTATCAGAGATTTTGAATTTTCTCATCCATGTGGTGGTATTTCAAGTGATGGTCAAGTGATGGTCATAGCAAAGCCTACAACAAAAAATTTCATTGTCATGAACCTTCAAGACTATTCAACGAAAAAATTGAGAGGAATTAATCTTCACCATATTTCAATGTTCATGGGAAATATCTACGGCACAAACTTATGGAAAAACACGGTAAGCTGCTACAAACTGTGTGGAGAAATGCTTTGGACATATAAGAGCCAGGACATTGATAAACCACTCGGAATTGCATTAGATAAAAACGGGTTTATTTATGTTGCTTGTAGGAATAGTAATAACATAGTAGTCGTTGCGCCTGATGACAAATCAAGCAGGGCAGTATTAAATCAGGATAATGGAATTATGAATCCGCGATCAATATCTATTGATAATGAATCTGGAATAATGTTAGTTACAAGTCAAACCGATGGTGTGGATGCGTTACTTTTTAAACTCTGA